Proteins co-encoded in one Arachis hypogaea cultivar Tifrunner chromosome 13, arahy.Tifrunner.gnm2.J5K5, whole genome shotgun sequence genomic window:
- the LOC112736713 gene encoding uncharacterized protein isoform X2 yields MGVDLHTSSSSLLPYRFLPEKQGKGNEQPLTLSSRDHHYFHSSLQIPKRVPIPLPNMAHPIDSWILDSQQMWDLMGSSSSLESPTASSGGISHDSSSFETTTYDVLSIPDNTIKLYHHPTHHAGLIQEQIRAIQLGFGEEKKKMMQKEKKVGVIGVEIGNGVRTRQTGAAPEVSTFGSVSGSRGGGSSGTGVFLPRPATTHSSRTTPGKGCSNILIPARVVQALQHHFEQMAVTSGPKAAAGFPPLHDVLVSNRDGMYSLQKRQSRKSQPNMQQGDMILPQEWTY; encoded by the exons ATGGGCGTTGACCTacacacatcatcatcatcactgctACCTTACCGGTTCCTTCCTGAAAAGCAGGGGAAGGGCAATGAACAACCTCTTACTCTCTCATCACGTGATCATCACTACTTCCATTCATCTCTACAAATACCCAAACGAGTCCCAATTCCTCTGCCTAACATGGCACACCCCATTGACTCTTGGATTCTCGATTCG CAGCAGATGTGGGACTTAATGGGTTCATCATCTTCTTTGGAGAGCCCTACAGCCTCCTCTGGTGGGATCAGCCATGATTCTTCTTCCTTCGAAACAACAACCTACGACGTTCTCTCAATTCCCGACAACACCATCAAACTCTACCACCATCCCACTCATCATGCTGGATTAATCCAGGAACAAATTCGAGCTATTCAG TTGGGAtttggtgaagaaaagaagaaaatgatgCAAAAAGAGAAGAAGGTAGGGGTTATCGGAGTTGAAATTGGTAACGGAGTTAGAACGCGTCAAACAGGGGCAGCTCCGGAGGTATCAACGTTTGGGTCTGTTTCCGGTTCAAGAGGAGGTGGTTCTTCAGGGACCGGTGTTTTCTTGCCACGTCCCGCAACTACTCATTCATCACGGACCACACCTG GTAAAGGTTGCTCCAATATTCTTATACCAGCTAGAGTGGTACAAGCTTTGCAACATCACTTTGAACAAATGGCTGTCACCTCTGGACCTAAAGCAGCTGCTGGCTTCCCTCCCCTGCATG ATGTTTTGGTGAGTAACAGGGACGGCATGTACTCACTGCAGAAGCGGCAATCACGGAAATCACAGCCAAATATGCAGCAGGGTGATATGATTCTGCCTCAAGAGTGGACCTATTGA
- the LOC112736713 gene encoding uncharacterized protein isoform X1, with translation MGVDLHTSSSSLLPYRFLPEKQGKGNEQPLTLSSRDHHYFHSSLQIPKRVPIPLPNMAHPIDSWILDSQQQMWDLMGSSSSLESPTASSGGISHDSSSFETTTYDVLSIPDNTIKLYHHPTHHAGLIQEQIRAIQLGFGEEKKKMMQKEKKVGVIGVEIGNGVRTRQTGAAPEVSTFGSVSGSRGGGSSGTGVFLPRPATTHSSRTTPGKGCSNILIPARVVQALQHHFEQMAVTSGPKAAAGFPPLHDVLVSNRDGMYSLQKRQSRKSQPNMQQGDMILPQEWTY, from the exons ATGGGCGTTGACCTacacacatcatcatcatcactgctACCTTACCGGTTCCTTCCTGAAAAGCAGGGGAAGGGCAATGAACAACCTCTTACTCTCTCATCACGTGATCATCACTACTTCCATTCATCTCTACAAATACCCAAACGAGTCCCAATTCCTCTGCCTAACATGGCACACCCCATTGACTCTTGGATTCTCGATTCG CAGCAGCAGATGTGGGACTTAATGGGTTCATCATCTTCTTTGGAGAGCCCTACAGCCTCCTCTGGTGGGATCAGCCATGATTCTTCTTCCTTCGAAACAACAACCTACGACGTTCTCTCAATTCCCGACAACACCATCAAACTCTACCACCATCCCACTCATCATGCTGGATTAATCCAGGAACAAATTCGAGCTATTCAG TTGGGAtttggtgaagaaaagaagaaaatgatgCAAAAAGAGAAGAAGGTAGGGGTTATCGGAGTTGAAATTGGTAACGGAGTTAGAACGCGTCAAACAGGGGCAGCTCCGGAGGTATCAACGTTTGGGTCTGTTTCCGGTTCAAGAGGAGGTGGTTCTTCAGGGACCGGTGTTTTCTTGCCACGTCCCGCAACTACTCATTCATCACGGACCACACCTG GTAAAGGTTGCTCCAATATTCTTATACCAGCTAGAGTGGTACAAGCTTTGCAACATCACTTTGAACAAATGGCTGTCACCTCTGGACCTAAAGCAGCTGCTGGCTTCCCTCCCCTGCATG ATGTTTTGGTGAGTAACAGGGACGGCATGTACTCACTGCAGAAGCGGCAATCACGGAAATCACAGCCAAATATGCAGCAGGGTGATATGATTCTGCCTCAAGAGTGGACCTATTGA
- the LOC112736715 gene encoding copper transporter 1, which yields MDHNNKNHEEMHDGNKQQHFMHMTFFWGTKSEVLFAQWPGDSQYWMYALALLFVFVMSFLVEWLSHTRFTKPGSRNIVAGLVQTLLYLLRVGLAYLVMLALMSFNGGVFLVAVLAHALGFFLFRSRAFSKPPNHDLPPMSC from the coding sequence ATGGATCATAATAATAAGAATCATGAGGAAATGCATGATGGCAATAAGCAGCAGCATTTCATGCACATGACATTCTTCTGGGGGACAAAGTCCGAGGTTCTGTTCGCCCAATGGCCTGGAGACAGCCAGTATTGGATGTACGCACTCGCTCTGCTCTTTGTCTTCGTCATGTCCTTCCTTGTCGAGTGGCTCTCCCACACACGCTTCACCAAACCCGGTTCCAGAAACATTGTTGCCGGTCTGGTTCAGACCTTGCTGTACCTCCTTAGAGTTGGTTTGGCCTACCTTGTTATGCTGGCGCTCATGTCTTTTAATGGTGGTGTGTTCTTGGTCGCTGTGCTCGCTCACGCTCTTGGCTTCTTCTTGTTCCGTAGCAGGGCTTTTTCTAAACCGCCAAATCATGATCTTCCTCCAATGTCTTGTTAA
- the LOC112736714 gene encoding copper transporter 1 produces MDHDMGMAAPPPSTMVMMKRRHFMHMTFFWGTKSEVLFDEWPGDSRGMYALALLFVFVMSFLVEWLSHTRFMKPGSNKLSAGLGQTVLHLLRVGLAYLVMLALMSFNAGVFLMAVLGHALGFFFFGSRAFAKPHNDKRYDDLPPMSC; encoded by the coding sequence ATGGATCATGACATGGGCATGGCAGCACCACCGCCATCCACCATGGTGATGATGAAGCGCCGCCATTTCATGCACATGACATTCTTCTGGGGGACAAAGTCTGAGGTTCTGTTCGACGAATGGCCTGGGGACAGCCGTGGCATGTACGCGCTCGCTCTGCTCTTTGTTTTCGTCATGTCCTTCCTGGTGGAGTGGCTGTCCCACACCCGGTTTATGAAACCCGGTTCCAACAAGCTCAGTGCCGGTTTGGGTCAGACCGTGTTACACCTCCTTAGAGTTGGTTTGGCATACCTCGTTATGCTTGCTCTCATGTCGTTCAACGCCGGTGTCTTCTTGATGGCTGTGTTGGGTCACGCTCTCGGCTTCTTCTTCTTTGGTAGCAGGGCTTTCGCTAAACCACACAACGATAAGAGATATGATGATCTTCCGCCAATGTCTTGTtga